A stretch of the Pseudomonas helvetica genome encodes the following:
- a CDS encoding winged helix-turn-helix domain-containing protein: MNRLRDLNSSAVLRFGPYVFHTRQRLILDGDRPLRMGGRALDILQVLVERAGNVVSKDELIARVWPTSVVEEINLRVHIAALRRALGDGQNGQRYIVNIPRCGYSFIAPVQCELDGALFSIETVQKHQHNLPARITPVTGRDSIVGSVVRQLPVYRFMTLVGPAGIGKSTVALRVAELLLPHYRDGVWIVDLAAIDDPARLVDYLSQTLELDVGVDALARRHALLVLDNCEHLLERCRSLVEGLLVSAPRVSILATSREPLRAARETVQRLPALAVPPMSALQSVSEVMSYSAVQLFVSRARARQQGFALREKDLKAVREICRRLDGLPLAIELAAAQIDALALVGLRAQLDNCFQLLTQGRRTAVPRHQTLKAALEWSYQRLSPLEQTVLQGLAVFKIAFTLDAAIGVISCAVLRSTSLAEVIERLVLKSLLSVEQGDGMTRYRFLNTTRTYVLEKLELSGLRRVFEMRYARYISRARWVSGRPMSLQLVEQTADFA, translated from the coding sequence ATGAACAGACTCAGAGATTTAAATAGCAGTGCGGTGCTGCGGTTTGGCCCGTACGTGTTCCACACTCGTCAACGGCTGATCCTGGACGGTGATCGGCCGCTGCGTATGGGCGGACGGGCACTGGATATCCTCCAGGTACTGGTCGAGCGCGCGGGTAACGTGGTCAGCAAGGACGAACTGATTGCCCGCGTCTGGCCGACCTCGGTGGTCGAGGAAATCAATCTGCGCGTGCACATAGCTGCCCTGCGTCGGGCTCTCGGCGACGGCCAGAACGGGCAGCGCTACATCGTCAATATTCCCCGGTGCGGTTATAGCTTCATCGCCCCGGTGCAGTGTGAGTTGGACGGTGCGCTTTTCTCGATCGAGACCGTTCAAAAGCACCAGCACAACCTGCCTGCACGGATCACGCCAGTGACCGGCCGAGATTCGATCGTTGGCAGTGTGGTTAGGCAGTTGCCGGTTTATCGTTTCATGACCTTGGTCGGCCCCGCCGGCATTGGCAAGAGCACGGTGGCCTTGCGTGTGGCCGAACTGCTGTTGCCGCACTATCGCGATGGCGTCTGGATCGTTGATCTGGCGGCAATCGATGACCCCGCGCGGCTCGTCGATTATCTGAGCCAGACCCTTGAACTGGACGTTGGCGTGGATGCACTGGCGCGACGGCATGCTTTGCTGGTGCTCGACAATTGCGAGCACCTGCTCGAACGTTGCCGATCACTGGTGGAAGGTCTATTGGTTTCGGCGCCACGGGTCTCGATCCTGGCCACCAGCCGCGAACCGCTGCGGGCTGCGAGGGAAACGGTCCAGCGATTGCCAGCCCTGGCGGTGCCGCCGATGTCGGCGCTGCAGAGTGTCAGCGAGGTTATGAGCTATTCGGCGGTGCAGCTGTTTGTCAGCCGTGCCCGTGCCCGCCAACAAGGCTTTGCTCTGCGTGAAAAGGACCTCAAGGCTGTGCGGGAAATCTGTCGGCGCCTCGACGGTCTGCCCCTGGCCATCGAACTGGCAGCGGCGCAGATCGATGCCCTGGCACTGGTTGGGCTGCGAGCACAACTGGACAACTGTTTTCAACTGCTGACCCAAGGCCGGCGCACCGCTGTGCCACGGCATCAGACGCTCAAGGCCGCGCTGGAATGGAGCTATCAGCGGCTGAGCCCGCTGGAGCAGACCGTACTGCAGGGGCTGGCGGTGTTCAAAATAGCTTTTACGTTGGACGCTGCGATCGGTGTCATCAGTTGTGCGGTGCTGCGGTCCACCAGTCTGGCAGAGGTGATAGAACGGCTGGTGCTGAAATCGCTGTTGTCGGTTGAACAGGGTGATGGCATGACACGTTATCGGTTTCTCAACACTACCCGCACTTACGTACTGGAAAAGCTTGAACTGAGCGGGCTGCGGCGAGTATTTGAAATGCGTTATGCCCGCTACATCAGCCGGGCACGCTGGGTTTCAGGACGGCCTATGTCGTTGCAACTCGTCGAGCAGACGGCGGACTTTGCTTAG
- a CDS encoding winged helix-turn-helix domain-containing protein yields the protein MTLSPEQAVHFGPYRVYPGQRLVLEADQPLRLGRRAMDILLILLEHAGNVVSKQQLIAQVWPKCVVEDINLRVHIAALRKALGDGQAGQRYIVTVAQRGYSFVAPYSLEHIEQRPPSSGHEQSGHNLPIRRTRMIGRQALVDSLVTNLPRQRLITLVGPGGIGKTTVALRVAEQLIGRYRDGIRLLDLAQISDPLMIATHLATLLDLSLHDTEPMNCLTTFLRERQMLLVIDNCEHLIDAVALLSESILRGAPDVHILATSRESLRAEGEFVQRLESLDCPPPIAALDRSQALSFSAVQLFIERAMASHDSFELSDAELPLAIEICRRLDGIPLAIELAAAQVNSLGLSGLLTQLQGSFRLLAQGCQTALGRHQTLRATLDWSFELLSTCEQTCLRRLGVFRGGFTLESAAAVIVGEHIEPREVFGAITQLVAKSLLNVEVGDEQVFYRLLDTTRSYALEKLDQANDLPDTLERHAERCLALMHQAQNDWEHIQTDIWIERYARSLEDIRSALDWGLNAQGPQAVAIRLASVSTPLWQELSLLKEHGVYVRKALALLELTPEPCPRLKMALKLALGSSCYHTQGGTAETVEAFVSAGTLAERCNDVAGQLRAVSGHMAVNLSCGNYQTALEQSQQFDRLGVQGNAAVSLSTHRLQVLALHFAGDQQRARESAEQVIQRMAQSGHLNRFTHGFGVQYDQSVAALTILARILWLQGHPEKAWSTARQALDIALQIDHGTSICYTLALSGCLIAHYNGDTQTARDLLRLLLEQAQKHSVLLFYNWARHYAQVIDSHGAHPDPQPGTGLIKEIMVTLDSGFVDDALLARAENGAAGWSTAEILRARANALLAENSRSAAETVLLKALAVAKAQGALAWELRTATSLAELWQHQGRLQQAYDLLAPIYNRFTEGFATPDLSKVRRLLDELQRHRPS from the coding sequence TTGACCCTTTCCCCCGAACAGGCTGTGCATTTCGGCCCTTACCGGGTCTACCCCGGACAACGTCTGGTGCTGGAGGCCGACCAGCCGCTGCGCCTGGGTCGGCGCGCCATGGACATTCTGTTGATCCTGCTGGAACACGCCGGGAATGTAGTCAGCAAGCAGCAATTGATCGCGCAGGTCTGGCCCAAATGCGTAGTCGAAGACATCAATTTGCGAGTGCACATCGCGGCGCTACGCAAAGCCCTCGGCGACGGTCAAGCCGGCCAGCGCTACATCGTCACCGTGGCCCAGCGTGGTTACAGTTTTGTCGCGCCGTACTCGCTGGAGCACATCGAGCAACGTCCGCCGAGCAGCGGCCACGAGCAGAGCGGCCATAACCTGCCCATTCGTCGGACTCGCATGATCGGTCGCCAGGCCTTGGTCGACAGTCTGGTGACGAACTTGCCACGCCAACGCCTGATCACCCTCGTTGGCCCTGGCGGTATCGGCAAGACCACGGTGGCACTGCGCGTCGCCGAACAACTGATCGGTCGCTACCGGGACGGCATTCGCCTGCTGGACCTGGCCCAGATCAGCGACCCGTTGATGATCGCCACTCACCTGGCGACGCTGCTGGACCTGTCGTTGCACGACACTGAACCGATGAACTGTCTCACGACCTTCCTGCGCGAGCGGCAAATGCTGCTGGTCATCGACAACTGCGAACATCTGATCGACGCCGTTGCGTTGCTCAGCGAAAGCATCCTTCGTGGCGCGCCCGATGTGCACATTCTGGCCACCAGTCGCGAAAGCCTGCGGGCCGAAGGCGAATTCGTTCAGCGCCTGGAGTCCCTGGACTGCCCACCGCCCATCGCTGCGCTGGACCGCTCCCAGGCCTTGAGCTTTTCGGCTGTGCAATTGTTCATCGAACGGGCGATGGCCAGCCATGACAGCTTCGAACTGAGCGATGCTGAACTGCCTCTGGCGATCGAGATTTGTCGCCGCCTGGACGGCATTCCTTTGGCGATCGAACTGGCCGCAGCGCAAGTGAACAGCCTTGGTCTAAGTGGATTGCTGACGCAACTGCAAGGCAGTTTTCGTCTGCTCGCACAGGGCTGCCAGACGGCGCTGGGACGGCATCAGACCCTGCGCGCGACACTCGACTGGAGCTTCGAGCTGCTGAGTACCTGCGAACAAACCTGCCTGCGCCGACTGGGTGTGTTCAGGGGCGGTTTCACGCTGGAATCGGCGGCCGCGGTGATTGTCGGCGAACACATCGAACCCCGCGAGGTGTTTGGCGCGATTACGCAACTGGTGGCCAAGTCACTGCTGAACGTGGAGGTCGGCGACGAGCAGGTGTTCTACCGTCTGCTCGATACCACCCGCAGCTATGCCCTGGAAAAACTCGACCAGGCCAATGATTTGCCAGACACCCTGGAACGCCACGCCGAGCGCTGCCTGGCATTGATGCATCAGGCCCAGAACGACTGGGAGCACATCCAGACCGATATATGGATCGAGCGTTACGCCCGCAGTCTGGAAGACATCCGCTCGGCCCTGGACTGGGGCTTGAACGCTCAAGGGCCGCAGGCTGTGGCGATCCGGCTGGCTTCGGTTTCGACGCCACTCTGGCAGGAACTGTCGCTGCTCAAGGAACACGGCGTGTACGTGCGCAAGGCCCTGGCGCTGCTCGAATTGACGCCCGAGCCCTGCCCTCGTCTGAAAATGGCCCTCAAGCTCGCCCTCGGCAGCTCCTGCTACCACACCCAAGGCGGCACCGCCGAAACCGTCGAAGCCTTTGTGAGCGCCGGAACCCTGGCCGAACGCTGCAACGATGTGGCCGGTCAGCTCAGGGCCGTGTCCGGGCACATGGCGGTCAACCTCAGTTGCGGCAACTACCAAACAGCTCTGGAACAGAGCCAGCAATTCGATCGCCTGGGTGTGCAAGGCAACGCCGCAGTGTCCCTGAGTACACACCGTTTGCAGGTGCTGGCCCTGCACTTTGCCGGGGATCAACAACGGGCACGGGAGAGTGCTGAACAGGTCATTCAGCGCATGGCCCAGAGCGGACACCTCAATCGCTTCACCCACGGCTTTGGCGTGCAGTACGACCAGAGCGTCGCCGCCCTGACCATTCTTGCGCGGATCCTCTGGCTACAAGGCCATCCGGAAAAGGCCTGGAGCACCGCGCGTCAGGCGTTGGACATTGCGCTTCAGATCGACCACGGCACGTCCATCTGCTACACGCTGGCACTGTCCGGTTGCCTGATCGCCCACTACAACGGCGACACTCAAACTGCCCGCGACCTCTTGCGCCTGCTGCTCGAACAAGCACAAAAACATTCGGTGCTGTTGTTCTACAACTGGGCCCGACACTATGCACAGGTGATCGATAGCCATGGTGCACATCCAGACCCGCAACCCGGCACCGGGCTGATCAAGGAAATCATGGTCACCCTCGATAGCGGTTTCGTCGATGACGCATTGCTGGCACGGGCCGAAAACGGCGCTGCGGGTTGGAGCACGGCGGAGATCCTTCGGGCCAGAGCGAATGCTCTGCTTGCAGAGAACAGCCGAAGTGCAGCCGAGACCGTGCTGCTCAAAGCGCTGGCAGTGGCAAAAGCCCAGGGCGCTCTGGCGTGGGAGCTGCGCACTGCCACATCACTGGCCGAGCTTTGGCAGCATCAAGGCCGCCTCCAACAAGCCTATGACCTGCTGGCGCCAATCTACAACCGCTTCACCGAAGGCTTTGCCACACCAGACCTAAGCAAAGTCCGCCGTCTGCTCGACGAGTTGCAACGACATAGGCCGTCCTGA
- a CDS encoding flavodoxin family protein: MSDVVVVYHSGYGHTRVIAEAVAQGVERHLGSTCQLIAVEEVDGHWDRLHRADAIIFGAPTYMGSASASFKGFMEATASFYLAQPWRDKLAAGFTNSGCLCGDKLNTLLQMAVFAAQHSMIWVGLDLLPARSSSGVFDGQLNRLGSSLGAMAQSNVEQSPEQAPPVEDRRTAAHLGERVARLAERMGHPSN; encoded by the coding sequence ATGAGCGACGTGGTAGTGGTCTATCACAGCGGCTATGGTCATACGCGAGTTATCGCCGAAGCTGTGGCTCAGGGTGTGGAGCGACACTTGGGCAGTACCTGCCAATTGATTGCGGTCGAGGAAGTGGATGGGCACTGGGACCGCTTGCACCGCGCCGACGCGATCATCTTCGGCGCCCCGACGTACATGGGCAGCGCATCGGCGTCGTTCAAGGGCTTCATGGAGGCTACTGCGTCGTTCTACCTGGCGCAGCCCTGGCGCGACAAATTGGCCGCCGGGTTCACCAACTCCGGCTGTCTGTGCGGCGACAAGCTCAACACCTTGCTGCAGATGGCCGTGTTCGCCGCTCAGCACTCAATGATCTGGGTCGGCCTCGACCTGCTGCCGGCGCGTTCCAGCAGCGGGGTGTTCGATGGGCAATTGAATCGTCTGGGCAGCTCCCTGGGCGCCATGGCCCAGTCGAATGTCGAACAGTCTCCCGAACAAGCGCCACCTGTTGAAGATCGCCGCACCGCCGCGCACTTGGGCGAGCGGGTGGCGCGCCTGGCCGAGCGCATGGGCCATCCATCGAATTGA
- a CDS encoding alpha/beta hydrolase: MSTFTTRDGTEIYYKDWGTGQPIVFSHGWPLNADSWESQMIYLASKGYRVIAHDRRGHGRSSQPWSGNEMDTYADDLAQLIELLDLQNAVLFGFSTGGGEVARYIGRHGTGRVAKAGLISAVPPLMLKTEANPGGLPMEVFDGLRQASLADRSQLYKDVASGPFFGFNKPGAKPSQGMIDWFWMQGMTAGHKSAYDCIKAFSETDFTEDLKKFDVPTLVVHGDADQIVPIEAAGIASAKLVKGSKLLVYPGAPHGLTDTHKDQLNADLLAFLKA, encoded by the coding sequence ATGAGCACATTTACCACCCGCGACGGTACCGAGATTTACTACAAGGACTGGGGCACCGGCCAGCCCATTGTCTTCAGCCACGGTTGGCCGCTGAATGCCGACAGCTGGGAATCGCAGATGATCTACCTGGCGTCCAAGGGCTACCGGGTCATCGCCCATGACCGCCGTGGTCACGGGCGCTCCAGCCAGCCCTGGTCCGGCAATGAAATGGACACCTACGCCGACGACCTCGCGCAGTTGATCGAGCTGCTGGATCTGCAAAACGCGGTGCTGTTCGGTTTCTCCACCGGTGGCGGCGAAGTGGCGCGCTACATCGGTCGTCATGGCACTGGGCGAGTCGCCAAGGCCGGGCTGATTTCCGCGGTGCCACCGTTGATGCTCAAGACCGAGGCCAATCCAGGCGGCCTGCCGATGGAAGTGTTCGACGGTCTGCGTCAGGCGTCCCTGGCGGACCGTTCGCAGTTGTACAAAGACGTCGCCAGCGGGCCATTCTTTGGTTTCAACAAACCGGGTGCCAAACCTTCCCAGGGCATGATCGACTGGTTCTGGATGCAGGGCATGACCGCTGGTCACAAGAGCGCCTACGACTGCATCAAGGCGTTCTCCGAAACCGACTTCACCGAAGACCTGAAAAAGTTCGACGTGCCGACCCTGGTAGTGCACGGTGACGCCGACCAGATCGTGCCTATCGAAGCCGCCGGTATCGCCTCGGCCAAACTCGTCAAAGGTTCGAAGCTGCTGGTCTATCCAGGCGCGCCTCATGGCCTGACCGACACCCACAAGGATCAGCTCAACGCCGATCTGCTGGCGTTCCTCAAGGCCTGA
- a CDS encoding AraC family transcriptional regulator, whose amino-acid sequence MAHVQHNAAHAPATQTRKATTGGLSPWRESLVKQLILERLSETLEVTELARACAMSRSHFSRTFKCSTGLSPQDWIRCQRIARAKQLIQNTDLTLTQISLECGFCDQAHFCHMFTRSEGINPFAWRCQAVRALPSLNSKRSQPAAAPAGVHMSV is encoded by the coding sequence ATGGCCCACGTTCAGCACAACGCCGCCCACGCACCAGCCACGCAAACGCGAAAAGCCACCACTGGCGGCCTCAGCCCCTGGCGGGAAAGCCTGGTCAAGCAATTGATCCTCGAGCGCCTCAGCGAAACCCTGGAAGTCACCGAACTGGCCCGGGCCTGCGCGATGTCGCGCAGTCATTTCTCCCGCACCTTCAAGTGCAGCACCGGCCTCTCGCCTCAGGACTGGATTCGTTGCCAGCGTATCGCCCGGGCCAAGCAATTGATCCAGAACACTGACCTGACCCTGACCCAAATCAGTCTGGAGTGCGGGTTCTGCGATCAGGCGCACTTCTGCCACATGTTCACCCGCAGCGAAGGCATCAATCCGTTTGCCTGGCGTTGTCAGGCGGTGCGCGCCCTGCCCTCTCTCAACAGCAAAAGATCGCAGCCTGCGGCAGCTCCCGCGGGTGTACACATGTCCGTGTAG
- a CDS encoding LysR substrate-binding domain-containing protein, whose translation MNRNDLRRVDMNLLVIFEALMFEKNLTRVAEKLFMGQPAVSAALGRLRDLFDDPLLLRNGRGMEPTARALAILKELQPAMDTISGAVSRAREFDPATSCDVFRIGLSDDAEFGLFPSLLSHLREEAPGIIVVVRRANYLLMPTLLASGEISVGVSYTTELPANAKRKKLRDIPCKVLRADNRPEALTLDEYCERPHAMVSFSGDLSGNIDLDLAKVGRTRRVVLGVPQFSGLRALLAGTEMIATVPDYAACALVEGCALRAEDPPFPIDKAQLSMAWSGVHDNDPAERWLRSRITQFMSEPLNIPAS comes from the coding sequence ATGAACCGTAACGATCTACGCCGCGTCGATATGAACCTGCTGGTGATTTTCGAGGCTCTGATGTTCGAAAAGAATCTGACCCGGGTCGCCGAAAAACTCTTTATGGGGCAGCCGGCCGTGAGCGCTGCATTGGGGCGGTTGCGTGATCTGTTCGACGATCCGCTGTTGCTGCGCAACGGTCGCGGCATGGAGCCGACGGCACGGGCGCTGGCGATTCTCAAGGAGCTGCAGCCGGCGATGGACACCATCTCCGGGGCGGTCAGCCGGGCCAGGGAGTTTGATCCGGCTACCAGTTGTGATGTGTTTCGCATTGGTCTGTCGGATGACGCCGAGTTTGGTTTGTTTCCGTCGCTATTGAGCCATCTGCGGGAGGAGGCACCAGGGATCATTGTGGTGGTGCGCCGGGCCAATTATTTGCTGATGCCGACGTTGCTGGCGTCCGGGGAGATTTCAGTCGGGGTCAGTTACACCACCGAACTGCCGGCCAATGCCAAACGCAAGAAACTGCGGGATATCCCCTGCAAAGTGCTGCGCGCAGACAACCGGCCAGAAGCACTGACGCTGGATGAGTACTGTGAGCGGCCCCATGCGATGGTGTCGTTCTCGGGGGATTTGAGCGGCAACATTGATCTTGATCTGGCCAAGGTCGGGCGCACCCGGCGGGTGGTGTTGGGGGTGCCGCAGTTCAGTGGGTTGCGGGCGTTGCTCGCAGGGACTGAAATGATCGCTACCGTTCCCGACTATGCCGCCTGCGCGCTGGTCGAAGGCTGTGCCTTGAGGGCCGAAGATCCGCCGTTTCCCATCGATAAGGCACAGTTGTCGATGGCCTGGAGCGGGGTGCACGACAATGATCCGGCGGAGCGATGGTTGCGCTCGCGGATTACTCAGTTCATGTCCGAGCCGTTGAATATCCCAGCTTCATAG